The Porites lutea chromosome 9, jaPorLute2.1, whole genome shotgun sequence sequence AGTCCTATTCCAACGTTAGATGGGCAGTTCAGGAGTCAAATCAAGCCAGGTTCCTGCTTCGCATGCAATAAGCCAGGTCACTGGAGGGCGCAGTGTCCCTTGCTAACTTCCAAGCCACGTACAGGACAAGGACTAGCCGGCCGCGAGGAAGGGCAAGATCAAGGTGTAGTTTTTTCTAATGTTGTTGCAAATTctttaagtgacatttttgaGAATGATGTTCTCGATTCAGATCAATCTTCGACTGTTGCAACTTTAAAGTCTTTGACCCATTGTGAATTTGTTTCGGGTCAAGCTAATGTTTGCTCAGTCCGCGGTAATTTAGCTAAGTGTTATCAGGAATGGGTGAATATTGATGCCTcaggttttattttaagtgtcATTCGCGATGGGTACAAAAttcctttcattgtttttccgcCTCCCAAGGTTAGCCCTAACAATGGTTCAGCACTAAAGGAGAGAGCGTTTGTTTCCGAGGCAATTTGTAATCTTATTAGTAACAAATGTTTGGAGGTTTTGGATCATCCACCTGCCATAGTTAATCCACTTTCAGTTTCTACTCAGTCTTCAGGCAAGAAGAGGTTAATTCTAGATCTGAGACATGTCAACTTgtacattttcaaacaaaagtttAAGTGTGAAGATTTGTCAGTAGCTCTTAAAGTTATGTCCAAGggatattatttatttaagtttGATCTTAAATCCGGGTATCACCATGTGGAAATATTTCCTGACCACAGAAAATATTTGGCCTTTGCCTGGGATTTTGGTGACGGGGTCTTGAAGTACTTTCAATTCGCGGTTTTGCCGTTTGGTTTGTCGTCCGCGCCGTTTTTGTTTACTAAATTGTTAAAGCCTGTAGTTACCTCATGGAGATGTAAAGGCATTCCTATGGTAATTTTTCTAGATGATGGTTTAGGAGGTGGCGCGAACAGTATTCAAGCTAAGATCAATAGTTTGACGGTTAATGCAGATTTGCTTAAATTTGGTTTCGTTATTAACGAAAACAAGTTCAGAATATTATCTGGCTGGGTACTGTATTAGACACTAATCAAGGCTTCATTTCTGTCACCGAACATAGAATAGCGAAGTTAAAGAGTAGTATCGATTCTATTCTCAAGGGAGGTTGTACGACTGTCAACGTGAGAACTCTTGCCGCTGTTGTAGGCCAGATTATATCATTAACTCCTTGTGTAGGTGATGTAACCAGGATTATGACAAGATCGTTGTATGCCGTTGTAAATACGAAAATGTCTTGGAATTCTACCGTTGAATTGTCTAAGGAAGCTTATGCAGAGTTAGTGTTTTGGAATCAAAACGTGGATTGCCTCAATTGTCGGTCTCCTTGGTTACCTCCGTCTATACCGGCAAAATTTGTTTACTCCGACGCGTCAGATCATGCCTGTGGATCCTTTatccaaaatgaaaacaaagtttttcaccaaaattggtCACCTGCCGAGAGGACGAAAAGCTCAACATGGCGGGAGCTAAAGACTGTAGAATTAGCTTTGATTAGTTTTGCCCCTAGTCTCCACAGTATGCGGATTGCATGGTTTACTGATAACGCAAACGTTGCTAGTATCGTTCACTCTGGTAGCAAGGTTCCTGAACTTCAGGATTTAGCTCTTCGCATATTTCATGTTTGTGTTAGTTTTGGAATTTCACTTGAGTTGAAGTGGATTCCTAGAAGTGTTAATTCTGAGGCTGACCATTTAAGTAGGATTATTGATTTTGATGATTATACTTTGAATGATGATGTTTTCCATATGTTGGATTTTCGATGGGGACCGCACACTATTGACAGATTCGCATGCAGTTATAATGCGAAGCTTTCCCGTTTCAATTCCAGATTTTTTCAACCGGGCACTGAGGCTGTTGATGCTTTTTTGCAAAACTGGCATTTTGAGAACAACTGGATTCTCCCTCCTGTTTCGCAGATTGCAAGGGTTATTGCTCATTTGAGAGTGTGTAAAGCGGAGGGGACACTTGTTATTCCTTTGTGGAAGTCTTCGTATTTTTGGCCGTTGCTATGTGACGATGGTAGACATTGGAACACATTTGTTCACGATTGGGTTGTACTTCCCAAATTTAAGCAACTTTTTGTGAGAGGCAAAGCCAAGAATGGCTTGTTTGGCGCAAGAGAGTTGTCCTTCATAGTCGTCGCTCTGCGCATTAGTTTCAAGTTACCTGAGAGGATTTCTCTATCAGGCTTTTGTACTCATGACAGTGGCTGTTGCCCCAAGTGTCGCTTACGTTAGGGTCTTTTGCACCCATTAGTTGGAGTCTGTTGTTACTCCttgtcagtttgttttgtcattatttgttAGCGGGTTGTTATAGTTCTTTGTGATATCTCCTTACTTAATAGAGGCggtttattttctgtttgctgAATTGTCTTTACTCAATAAAGATGTTTTGTTActtctgatttttcttttgttttttgcgtCCCTTGTTTAGACGTTTTTCAGAAGGGCCTATGGCAAGAGGTTTTCAAGGATCCTGACTTACAGTCTCTTAGTGCCAGGCTTCAGACGACTATTTTGTCAGCGAGGGCTCCCGCGACAGTTAGCATGTATGACAGGGCGTTCAGGAGATGGAAGGAGTTTGCATTAAGCAAGCACGAACTTTCTTATTTACCTGCTAATCCTACGCATGTAGCTGTTTATTTACAATATGTTTTAGAATCTACAAGATCGAGCAGTTCTGTGGACACTGCGTTTTACAGTATTAAGTGGGCACACGAATCAGCTGGTCTTGTATCCCCTACAGATAATCCTTTAGTTAATAGGGTGAGGGAGGCTGCTAAAAGGATTTTAGGAGCTAAGAGGTGTCATAGGAAAGAGCCTTTGTCTATTGAAATCATCAAAGATATTATCTCTGCCGCTGTTTTATCCAATACTCTTCAGCTGAGGAATATTTGTCTTTATGTTCTTTGTTATGCGGGGTTTTTTAGATCGGAGGAGGTCACCAGTATTAGACGAAATCATATTACGTTTCATGATGGCTATATGACAATTAAGGTCGAAAAGAGTAAAACTGATCAGCTTAGGCAGGGCGATGAGGTTATTATCGCACAATCAGGTGGTAGTGCTTGTCCAGTTTCCATTCTTCGAGACTATTTAAGCAGGTTAAACATCGATCCTCATTCGGATGAGTTAATTTTCAGACAGTTGGTCAAAACCAAGTCATTCTATAAGATGGTTAACAAAGATAAACCTATTAGTTACACTACTTTCAGGGATCATTTGTCGAAGAGTTTACGCTCTGTGGTGCCTGATCCCTCTGTTTATGGCACTCATTCATTTAGGTCAGGGGGAGCTACCAAGGCTGCCAACAGCGGCGTGGGCGAGCGAGTTTTTCAGAGGCACGGGCGGTGGAAGAGCGTTTCGGCCAAGGATGGCTATGTCAAAGACAACTTCACTTCTAGGATTTCGGTCTCTAAGTCTTTAGGACTTTAGCTTCGAGCATCCATTTTTCAAGCCctttctttgtcttctattAGATTACTTATTGTACACTGGTGCTCGgccaaaacacgcaaaataaacctaatggttCATTACGTGCTCTGTCTGTTGCGTAGTGAAGCTGAAATATGAAATTTCTGGCGATTGAGTCGCTACGAATtagcctgaaattaaatatttctgcggCACGGGAGCAGCAGGCCGTGGGCCTGGgtctttttaatgtagttgcatcatgggtaatggcGTGTGAGTATTTAAGCTTGGGGTTGCACGTGGGCAATCATTCTAGGCCGACACCACtcactataattttttatttttgttaatcgcCTCGTAGGATGGGCTGCAGAACTTGGGcctggttcctacccagatttcctgtcaTATTTTTTCCCTACGGGGTTTTTttcggcaggttttttctggcccccGTCTAACCACTGTGTCTTGTTAGTGGTTGCCCAGCTCTCGTTATTTTCCTAGCTGCTATTGGAGGGACTTAGAAGATAGTGTCTTGTTAGTGGTTGCCCAGCTCTCGTTATTTTCCTAGCTGCTATTGGAGGGACTTAGAAGATAGTGTTagatttccatggttttttgtATTAGATTACTTATTGTACTCTGGTGCTCGgccaaaacacgcaaaataaacctaatggttCATTATGTGCTCTGTCTGTTGCGTAGTGAAGCTGAAATATGAACTTTCCCTTACACGTCGGTGCAACCCATTTTGCTTCAAGAAGCTTCCggcacaagatctcctcagtcacatccaTGTCTCGGTGGTTTCTTTTGTACATAGTCTTGGTTGTTGCTGTTCCGTTTCTGCTTTTCCTTTTCAAGACTATCTTAGCATGTATAAAAGCTGGCGGGAGAAATAAGCCGTCAATCGGTATCAAAGCGCTTCCCTTCTCTCGGTCCTCCGGCTATACGCTATGAAAGCAACGCCAAAAGCTCCCGATTTCGCCAAAACAAATATATCATTGCTCTGTAATTCTGAGATGTTTTAAGGGTAGTATCGAACTCGCCCAAGCGTGAtacaaacggatttttcaagctTCTcttaaggcctgtttacatggagtgggggaccccggtctagtggggttggtttcttttgtttgtacGCTCTggggaacacaaaacaaaagaaacttaccccactagaccggggtcccccactccatgcaAACAGGGTGTTACTCCTCTCATGTCTTTTGaattcgcgacatcctgtcagaaaatcaaagtttggtacatgttcagtaacgggatactgttgcTTAAATCTTGGATGATTTAAAACTTTGATGTTAACCATTgcgtacattcattccaaacgtagaaagttaGGTATGTTTATCCTCTATCAGAAACGCCAATTTATTTatacaaacaaagtaaattcgccaccaatacgtaaatttccttccttttcaatttttggtcatGTGACGTGTCACATGACCATAAGTAAACGTCAAGGTATTTTGTTCTAGGTCTCCTAGCGAGAGTGCGGGCAACTACTAACCCGGAACAATAAAAGGCAAGAATGTTCGTTAATGAAAAAAGGAGTTGACAAATAAGTCATTGAAAGTCGCTTTTTTCAGAATGGACGAAACTGCAttcattaattcttttaaacTAACGCCCGTAAAAATTCACGAATATTCCTTTGACCCACCCGCGGAGACCTATGGGCAGTCATTCGGGTCGGGATAAGCGGcccgacgaaagttttcaaacacTGTTGTTGCGCCGTTTCTCTCGACGTGACTGACTGCCACTGGGTCATCGATGGATGGACCAATTTAGCTCctattctttattttctttggaaaactATGCGGAGTTATCTGTCATGTAAGACGTTTATGGAAAACTGATCTTCTGGAGTTGAAATGCCGTTAAATATTTGTACCCGGTGGGAGTGATATTTGTACTCTACTAACTGAAGTCGAATACTAAGAAGCCGTTATTTGGGTTGGTAGCTAGGTGGCAAGCTTTGTTGGATCacttgttcgtttgtttgttcgttttatTCAGATCTTTCTTTGCCAGCCTCTcgttgtaaaaaacaaaacgacACTCGCTCAAACAATTATGACATTTTCCTTTAATACCACTCCCATATTTTATGGTTACAGCATCGTTTCGATATCGATGATATAGTAATTCACTGTTTCAGTGATAAATTGATAATGAAAGATACTGACTAATGGCCGCGCTTTGCTTTGTCAGGCAGAGAACACAAAGCGGGCAGAACGACTCTAGCTGCCTTAAATGAATTATCTTTGAACCGTTTCAATACTGCGGATTCAGTGCAATTCTCCTTTCGGGCCTCCCTTGTGTTGCAGTTTCCTTCACGAAGGTACACTGAACACAGTTCACTCGGTCTGAAGCCATCGGGGTAACTCTGTAAAACTTCCCTGAACTCTCTGCCGCACTTTAGGTACACAGCTTCAGCGCATTGGTCATAAGACAAACTTTCTGTTGAGTTAAAACAAAATCGAAACGATTCTTTTAAGAACATAGACAGGCTTTTCAACAAGAAAACAATATATACGTTAACCTTGTATATGGCCCAGCTTGCCACGAGTCCttcgtagctcagtggttagagcatccgaccgGTGTACGAAAGGTCACACGTTCAATTTCTGTCGGGGAGTCagattttattttttccgtGCTCGTGACATGTTGATTATATCATTCCTCATTTCTTTaccgagcttaaaatttatCATCATTCTTTATTCATCACCCACATGACGATTTCGACATTTTTTTGATATCCTAGTAGTACGTAGGACGCATGTCATACATGAACCTTGTATATGGCCCAGCTCGACACGAGTCCttcgtagctcagtggttagagcatacGACCCGTGTACAGAGGTCATAGGTTCAATTCCTGTCGGGAACTCAGATTATTTCTTTGTCCCGTGCTGGTGACATGTTTATTACATCGTTTCTCAATAAAACAATacgtatttaaaaaaaaaacttcttgcATCCGCATCAGGATAATTTTAATTAATGGTTAAAGAAATTACAGAAGTGTATGATTGAAAGATTCCgctaaaaataacaacatcaaCTAGACATGTAGCATTTTAGAAAAACTCGCCTACGTCAGTTAATCAAAGTTACAGTTGTTGTTACGGCAAACCGTATAACTGATTTTTATTGATACTCATATCGCTGTACAAGGATCAAAGATTGCCGCTTCGCAAACGCTTCTCCTGGTGACAAATAGAGGTTTGCTAAACAGAAattaatagaaaaataaaaataagtaaaacgaACTTATGAAAGAAAGAGGCACTAGCAAGcagtagacctgcaccgttctaaacctcttttttcactggtcccctttaatctgcacttcgtattgttttcagggataggggcattgttatgtgacaatccctattgtcttcccagctaatcaaaaacaatccTTCAAATAGTTGCGGAATCGCCCGTAGGAGGTACAAATCTTACCGATTGTGTAGCAATGCGAAGAAAGACAAACGGCAAAGACAGAAAGCTTGGATGCTGCACCGGCGAGACGCAATACTCAACTGACAACGACGACGTGCATAAAATTAGCAGTGAAAATATACAAATTCTAGAGACTTCGGAGGAAACGATACCTGACCATAACAGCTGTTGTTgtaacttttttctctttttatagTGTACGTACCCATTTCCTTGATATTGCTCAGTCCCGTTAAATGTTCTGACAGAGAAAAAAGTGATGAAAGCAGTTAGCCATtacttatttgaataaaagggATTGCATTGTGTAGGAAAACTTGAAAGACAGCTGccagtgttgttgttgttgttgttgttgttgtttgttgttgttttttcttttcgtatgAATGTGGGACTCATAATGCTCGGAATCATATTAGTTTGTTATTAAGTGATGACATGACAATAAAAGGCATATCATTTCTTACCCAGTTTGTACCAGCTCGTTGGTAAGGAACATCGGGAAAATATCACTGAGAATAACGTGACCATAACGAGCGCGGAAGGGGACGCACGTAGTTAACAGGAATGGGAAGGGAAAATTAGTTCCCCTGCACCCGTTATTTTACTTCCTTGAAATTCGATCAATCTGCTATATATCCTTTTCTATTCCTCGTTATTACTCGATCAGCCTTTTTGTGGGGGCTCGCTGACATAAAATCGCTGCAGTAAGAACTAAATAACTCCCTTGTGATACGTGCTATTGGTCAATTCCTACGTCGAGAAAAACGAGTGCAAGTGGTGGCCATTCTTATCGCAATGTGGAAGTTCATGGGTCCCGTTATAAATCGTATACTTATGGATATATGTGTCCTTTGAGTCCAGCCTCTTTAACTATAAACAATAAATGACTGAGGTCCCCCACCCACACCCCGAAGAACATATGCATGGGAGGCTAGAATATCCGATGAAGAATGCAGATCTAGGTGGATAACAGGGGTTTGGCAATAACTGAAATAGGTGCCGAAGAAGCTGTGCGGCGAGGTAAAGGAAAGAAGAGCTTGCAACGACCACACTGGAACGTTTTGTTCGCAAAATCTGCTATGCTGGTTGTGAGCATGGCGGTATACAAGATATTTATGACCAGGACTGAATGCGGGTATTGTCTTTTATATTTGCCTAATATTTAAACGAGTTGTGTTTCGTTGTTAAAATGATTATATGTATCATTTAACCGTCCGCCTGGTTAGCTCTGTTGGGAGTGCGCCGGTATGCCAAGCGGGAGGTCGCGGTCTCAAACactggccggaccaacactcagggtcttttaattactgagaagaaagtgctggctttgtaatgacatctgcaaacggttagactttctagtcttctccgataaggacgaaaaacggTAGGTCCCGTCTTACAGCACTTTCATTGATCTGTTCATGTGGGACGTTGAAGAACCCACACCAATGTTCAAAAAGAGTAGGGGATGTAGACCcgggtggtgtggccaacctttcccGGGATGGTAAGTTACATAGTGtatctgtaaggagagatcttaCTACAGGGATAACCTCACGATCCTCCTTCAGTTGTCATTTATGACTGCCTGTAAACAGCGTACGAATGTATGTATGTGTATCATTTGGTGAGCTTTAGCTGTGAGGACACTTTATGATGGCTATTATACAGGTCGTGCTTCTCATTTAAGCGTTTTAACCTGTGCATTTCTTCCGTTCTAATTCAATACAAACACAGATAGAGAAATCAAAAAGAACTGGGCGAAAGAATTTGAATCTTACCTTTCTCGGCTTCTTCCAAGAGGCgactgaaatttttttgttggcaGATTCTTACTCTTTTGGTGAAGACGAGTTGATTGAGAATGAGCAGGCGAAGGGCGTTGTTAACCCCTGCGTAGCATTTGCTTTTGGAAAGGCATTCTGCCAAATCCTAACAAAAGATAAATAGTGCAAAGTTTCTTGAAATCAGAGTGGTTTATGACACACCGTTGCCCCCCCGTTTTTTGAGCGAACAAAAATTGctgattcaaaaatatccggatacgtccGGTGTACGGGGCCTCAGAAACCGAATTTTAGCCGGGTGAATCAATAAAAAGCAACAGCATATTTATCAAAATGCATAAGCTTCTCAGTGTGTTAACATCAAAAGCTGGCTCAAGTTGTTTGAATTGTATAATATTATAAAGATATGGTTTTGAGTATATTTACTAGCGTACAAAACGTGAAGTTGATATTTGTGTTTACTTCTGATTATTTACCTAAGTGCATGGTACGTGTGGCACAACACTCCATGGTGGGAAAGAATCAGATCCGCTGCTGAACAAAGGAGAACTTACCAGATCAGTTTGGCAGGTAGGCGGATCCTGTCCTGGCAAGGGGGAACCTTGACCTCTTAGATCATCAAAGCCTTTCTTATACTTCTCAAGGCAACACCTCATGATTTCTCTGTCCTCTTCTGTGGTACAATCTTTCCCTCTCGGTTTTGGACAGTCgcctttatttttgttgttaggCTTAGCCAAGAGCAAAGGCAAAGAAATAAAGATTGTCACCAAAGCAAGTACCAGTCCCAGCGAACGTTTTTCCATGTCTGATTAATCTGCAACGAAACGGCAAGTGAAAGTATTTAGATTTACTAATAGTAATCGCAGTTTCTTGAGTGCGTCCGAGGTCAGACCATAGTTAATAAAGTGGAATGGCTATGAAGCTAGAAAGCcttctttgttatatgtttttgtcaGCTCAGTTTCTGGGACCTGAAattgcacaacgttcaatagcatttcCTATCATTtagaacttactgaccaatacaAACATCGCATTAAtgtattcagtcacaatttgtggacaaaaaacaaaggatagTGCACGGTCAGATAGCCGCCCACACAGGCGTTTTTAGGAGAGCTcgtctttcatccctccccacaaacgcctgctcaaccgaagacaccattcctttcccaagcttaggCAATCAAATTTtgctttccaaattctggaaagttgaccttgagtTAACATaacaagaaataaaagagaACGGAAATTAAGTGAGGGAGCAACTAACGGACTCAAATGGTCCCGAGCAGGGTTACTCGcgagaaaacagccaaaaaaatcaAGACAAATATAAACTACGTGCGTTCGGTAACAAACCACAAAACCAATATTTCATAAAACTTCATGCGTACATGTACATTTGGTATGAAAACCAGTAGTAAACACTTAAGAGCTCATAAAACCATTGAAATTAACACTTATTCTAACACGACTAAACACTAAAGCTAAAGCCCCTTTTTCAACTACGTTACACCGATTTAGCCTGCCATTTTCAGTGTCGTGTGACTATGGTTTCAAAATCCAAGATAGCGTGAAAGATCATCGCTTAGTAGCACAAGACACCCAACATTATGAACTGCGCTCTCCTATCGTCGAACGCAAAATAAAGATTAGATACGTATTTTGGCTCGCATGCCTTTACCATACTGTCGATTTTTTAGATCTTTTTGTCACATTTTTCTCCAATAAGTATCAGTCTGCTCCATTTAGAAATTTTACAATTATTTAAACTTTTACTCGTCGAATATTACAAAGCACCATATTAATTATTTCTACCAGCAAAGTATCGGTTATGAAGTGGCTCTTTTGACAGGACCATCCGCCCTGATTGTTATACTAAAATCTTGATTTTGGTCCGTCAAAAGCGAGCACGCAGCAGCAAACCTTTTCTTTAGTTTCTGGTTTTAAAGTGCCACGCCTTTAGAAATAAGAATTACCGTGCAACTTCTCCTTttggacacctctattaaagGGACagctccattcaggggacacaaaattttaAGGTCGAAAGCATTTTCTCAATATCTTTGTATCTGTTACATCTATTGAAGGGGAAAAGGTACATTCTTTCTACGTCTTGAAGCCCATgtttaacctccattcaggtGATACCTTAGCACTCAAAAAGCGACTGATCACAGAAGGCGTTGATAAGTTGAAGTGTTCACAAGTCGGCACAATGACGACAACTTTCACAACATGAACTATCTCACTTGAATCGATGTACTGCATGCACTTGTGAGATTTCAACTCAGAATTTTGCAGAGATAAATTAATCATGATTTTGTATGcattatctagctgcttgaTATATTGACTGCAGCAGattatcttttatttgtagATCAAtattaacaaaccccagcccaacctccatCCAGGGAACACTTTCCTTGGTCCAGAGGGTATTCCATGAATAGAGGTGCCACGTAAAACCATCGAGCGCATAAAGTGGCGAATCTTACGAATAAAAAGaagataaaattgaaaacagCCTGGCCGAAATTCAATTCTGTGTGGCCTTTTATAAGCGGGAAATAGATGTTCGGATAAAGTTTTTATCGGCCAGATTGCATATTGGTGTCCATCCAAGGGGCACCAACATGTCTCAGTTGGGGTTTTGCTGTGAAAGCAAGAAGTAGTCATTCAAGATAGTAAACGACTTGTTCTAATACAAGGGTTATTCAACTTCTCGGCCGCCATTTTTAGTGTATTGAACATTCAAAAGTATTCTATCACAAAATACGTTAAACGGCTGCCCCATCCAGCGGAAATCTTCTAAAAAGATATGAAGTTATCAATTTCTCTTACATGAAACTTTATAAGTTTGAGGATTTTAGTTGAAAACTTTGATTAACGTCACTTGAAAACCAGAAGTCAAGAATGTTTCCGAGGAAggagaacaaacaaaacattcaaaaatacaatgattcggt is a genomic window containing:
- the LOC140948246 gene encoding uncharacterized protein isoform X1, whose amino-acid sequence is MEKRSLGLVLALVTIFISLPLLLAKPNNKNKGDCPKPRGKDCTTEEDREIMRCCLEKYKKGFDDLRGQGSPLPGQDPPTCQTDLDLAECLSKSKCYAGVNNALRLLILNQLVFTKRVRICQQKNFSRLLEEAEKEHLTGLSNIKEMESLSYDQCAEAVYLKCGREFREVLQSYPDGFRPSELCSVYLREGNCNTREARKENCTESAVLKRFKDNSFKAARVVLPALCSLPDKAKRGH
- the LOC140948246 gene encoding uncharacterized protein isoform X2, producing MEKRSLGLVLALVTIFISLPLLLAKPNNKNKGDCPKPRGKDCTTEEDREIMRCCLEKYKKGFDDLRGQGSPLPGQDPPTCQTDLDLAECLSKSKCYAGVNNALRLLILNQLVFTKRVRICQQKNFSRLLEEAEKEHLTGLSNIKEMANLYLSPGEAFAKRQSLILVQRYEYQ